The Pedobacter frigiditerrae genomic sequence TCATTATTAGGTAATAACCAAGCTTTGGTTGTTGTAGATAACGTAATTGTACCAAACAATATTTTAGGTAACTTAAATCCTGAAGATATTGAAGACATTCAAGTATTGAATGGTGCTGGTGCGGCATCTCTGTATGGTTCAGATGCTTCAAACGGTGCTTTGATTATTACAACTAAAACTGGTAAACGTGGTGTTACCTCAATTACTGTTGGTCAAACTGTAAGTATCGAGAATGTAAACTTCTTACCTCAGTTACAAGAAGAGTTTGGTTCAGGTACTGGTAACGATGATATTCCTACATACACTCCTTATGAAAATCAGCAGTATGGTCCAAGATTCGATGGGTCAATGAGAATTATTGGTAAGCCATTAGCTGATGGTCGTATTCAAACTGTTCAATATTCTCCATCTTCTCAAGGTAAAGATGATTTCTGGGATACTGGTGTTGCTAGCCAAAGTGATTTTGCTATTTCTTCTGGAGATGATAAAGGTTCTTATTATTTGTCATCGCAATACTTTGATCAGTCAGGAACAGTTAAAAATGATCTATACAATCGTTTTACAATTAGATTAAATGGTAAAAAAGATTTAGGTAACAACGTTGATTTTAGCTTTAACGTAAACTATATCCAAAACAGATATAATTTAACAACTGCTACCGCTACAATTTTTGATAATGTTTTGCAAACACCTGCTCAAATTCCATTAACTACTTATCAAAACTGGAAAACAGATGATTTTGCTCATCCAAATGGTTATTTTAATGAATATTATGCTAACCCATACTTCACAATCGATAATAATAGACAATTAGTGAGGAATGATTATTTGACTGGTAACGTTCAAATTAAATGGTATCCTATCAAAGCGTTATCTTTTATGTTCCGTACTAGTATTAATACACAAAATGCTTCTAACAAAGCTTATACAGATAAATTTAACTATTCTACTTATAGATTAGGTTTAACTTCTAACTTTGCTAACATTCAAGGTAGTGTAAGTGATGGTTCAAGTTTCAGTACTCAAATCAGTCCAGAGTTTCAAGCTCAATACATTAAAAGGTTCGGTAGTGATTTCTCTTTAAATACAATTTTAGGAGCTAGTTCTAGAAGTAATACAACCAAAGGGGTATCTGTTAGCGCAAACAACTTGATTCAAGGTGGTTTATTTAACATTTCAAACAGTTTGGTTAATCCTGGTGCTGGTGAAAGTAATGTAACAGTACGCCAAATGGGTGTATATGCTGATGCTCGTTTAGGATTTAAAGATTATTTATACTTACACGTAACTGGTAGAAATGACTGGCGTTCAATACTATCTAAAGAGAATAGATCATTCTTCTATCCATCTGCAGATATTGCATTTATTGCTTCCGATGCAATCCCAGTAATTAAAAATTCTAAAGTAATCAACTCATTAAAATTAAGAGCTGGTGTGTCTAAAGTTGGTTTAGTAAACTTAGGTACTGGAAGTAGCCCAGTAGCAGGTGCTTATGCATTAACTCCAACATTTGGTCAAGCTTATGGCTTCCCTTACAATGGTGTTGCTGGTTTCACTATTGGAAATCGTATTGTTGCTCCTAACATTAATCCTGAGATTACAAAAGGTTATGAAGGTGGTATGGATTTTGAATTATTCAAATCGAGAATTACTGGTGCCTTCACTTATTACAAAACTAATACCACGGATCAAACAGTTCCAGTTAGCGTACCTTCAAGTACTGGTTATACCTCTTTCTTAACTAATACAGGAGAAGTAGAAAATCACGGTATTGAAACTGCAATTAGAGTAATTCCTGTGCAAAATAAAACTACTGGTTTAGAAGTTTCTGTTGGTGCTAACTATACTTACAATACAAATGAAGTATTGTCGATTAGTCAAGATTTACCTCAGTTAGGTTTAGCGAGTTCTGGTACTTCTCAAGTTATTGCAAGACCAGGTTCTCCATTCCCTTTCTTAAAAGGAAGTACTTATGTTAGAGATCCTCAAGGTAGAATCGTTGTAGATAAAGTAACTGGTTTCCCATCAGCTACTGTTTTAACTTCAGATTTTGGTCAAACAGAGCCAGTTCACCGTTTAGGTTTAGATGCAACTGTTAATTTCAAAGGATTCAGATTAGCTGGATTATTCGAGTATAGAGGTGGTAACGTAATGTTTAACTCTGCTGGTAGTTTTGATTTCTCTGGAGCAGGTATTAGAACTACTTATTTCAACAGAGAACGTTTCGTAGTTCCTAATTCTTCTTACTTAGATCCAGTAACTAATACTTATGTAGCGAATACAAATATTACAACTAGAACTGGTGGTGTAGATTTCTGGACTAATGGACCTACAAATACAGCGGTAAATGAAAACTATTTATATTCAGCTGCATTCTGGAAACTTCGTGAGCTTTCATTAACTTATGAATTACCTAAATCAGTTTTAAGTAGCCTTAAATATATTAAAGGTGCACGTATCAGTGTTCAAGGTAGAAACTTGTTCTTGTGGACTCCAAAAACTAATATTTACACAGATCCAGAGTATAGTGCTGCTGGTTCTGATAGTAATGCAATTGGATTTACATCTTTAGGACAAACTCCTCCAGCTAGATTCTTTGGCGCTACTCTTTCATTAACATTATAATTTGAGAAAAAAATATGAAAAAGATATTAAATTGTTTATTAATAAGTGCCGTGGTATTAGGGTTTTCATCTTGTGAAAAGTTTCTAGATGTAAATACAAATCCTAATAGTGCTACTGAAGCAACAGCAGCACTTGTATTGCCACAGGCAATTGTAGGAACGGCATCAATCTCTAATACATTCAGTCAGAGCTATTCATATCCTGCCGGTATGTTTGCAAATGTTGCTGGTGTAGGTGGTTATGGTGCTACCCTAACTTATGCATATACTACATCAAGTTTTACAGGTCTTTGGACTTCAACACTTGATAATGCAACTGACTATAAATATGTAATTGATCAGAATGGAACTGATGCAACATTAGCATATAGTACTTCTATCGCTAGAATTATGAAAGCTTTTGCATTTGCTAGAATGGTTGATCAGTATAATGATATTCCTTACAGCAAGGCATTGTTAGGAACTGGTGCTTTAACACCAACCTATGATAAAGCGGAAGATGTTTACAAAGATTTAGTAAAAGAAACAACTGAAGCAATTGCTGCAATTACTGCTGCTCAAGGTTCTGCTGCTACGCTTGCAATTGCGTCAACTGCAGACCCTATGTTCAAAGGTGATATGGATAAATGGAAACGTTTTGCTAATACTTTAAGGTTACGTATGTTGATTAAAATGGCAGGTGTGCCAGCTTTAACAGCTTATGCTACTCCTCTTTTTGCGACAACTGCATCTGTAGGTTATTTAACTGATGATGCTTTGGTGAACCCAGGTTACATTAAAGAAGCAGGTAGAATGAACCCAGTGTATGGCTCTTTAGCTGCAAGTGCTACTAACGTACGTTCACAAACTTCTGCTACTACTACCAAATGGATGTTAGCGTTTTATAATGGAGTGAAGTTGAATGATGTTGCTAGAGGATCAGTTATTTTTAGAGCATTTCCTAATACACCTGCAAACCAGTTAGGTGATGAGAGTGCAGGTGCTGTTGCTCCTATTGCTACTTATACTGCTTGGTTTACCGGTGCTGATTTTAACACGACAGCATTGGGAGTGGCCAAAGGACCAACTCAAGGTGCAGTAATTATGTTAAAAGCTGAAAGCGATTTCTTACAAGCAGAAGCACAAGCTCGTGGTTACATCACTTCTATTGATGCAGGAAGACAAGCATTTGTTAATGGCATTGCCGCTTCATATAACTATTTATATAAAAATGCAAGTGATGTTGCTACTAAAACTACAGCAGAGGTTAATGCTTACATTAATGTTACAGCTGGAGTTGTAGGTGGTACTTATTTAAATGCAAACGTTGGCAGCAAATTAGTAGATTATAATTTAGCTACTACTTTGCCTGAAAGAATTGAAGCAATCATTACTCAAAAGTATATTGCATTAGCTAATATCAATAATGATGAGGCCTTTAATGAGTATAGACGTACAGCATGGCCAAGAGTAGTAACTAATGGTGCTAATCCTCCAACAGACACCTTCGCTTCTAAAGCTTCAGTTGCAACAACACCAGATAAAATCATTACAAGAATATTGTATCCACAAGAAGAGTACAATTTAAATCCTAGTAATGTGCCTACAAACATTGGCCTATATACTTCTAAAATATTCTGGGACGTAAATTAATTTTATAGAAATTATGAAAAAATATATTTTTAAATCACTTGGCTTTTTGTTAGCCATTGCCACTTTATCTTCTTGTTTAAAAGACGATAGATTGGTTTTAGATCCTGCTAAAGGAACTAATGTTATAGAATTTCAAAACCCATCGGATATAGCAGTTCATGGTAGCACATATGCATTGTATTCTATAGCATTTCCAATTGTTGCAACTCCAACGGAATTGCCTGTTACTGTAAGTTATTCTGGGCCAGCTGACGGAGCACCAGAAGACATAACAGTTAATGTTGGCTTAGGTGATGCTGCAACTATTACGCAATATAACACAGAAAATGCAAAAACATTTACTATAATGGATCCTGCTGTTTATACTATTAACGCAACTTCAGTAGTAATTCCTAAGGGTAAAAAAACTGCAACTTTTACCGTTTCAGTTAAAACTTCATTGTTTGATTTAAGTAAATCTTATGCTTTGCCATTGAAAATTAAAAGTGTTTCATCTGGTACAATTAGTGCAAACTTTAGTAATATTTTATTAAATCTAGCTGCAAAAAATAAATTTGATGGCTCATATACTTATACATCAACAATTTTTGCTAATGATAGGCCTACAATTTTGCAAAATACAGAATTTTTGTATCCTGTAGCTTATGATATTCAACTAAGGACATCAGGCGCTGCTTCTAACGGTTTATGGAATGGAGCTTTTGGAGATTACTTGATTCCTATTCTTTCAAATACAAATGGTGTTAGTGGATTTGGCTCAACAAACCTTCAAATTACATTTGATCCAGCTACTAATAAAGTAGTTTCAGTTGTTAACGGTATTGCTGCACCTGCAAATGGAAGAGCAATGGCTATTGATCCTGCTGCACCAGCTACAACTAATTATTTTGACCCTGTTACTCATAACGTTTATTTACAATTCTTTATGACACAGCCAGGTTTTGCACCTACTAAAATTGTTGCATTCTTAAAGTATAAAGGCCCAAGACCATAATGAGACCTTAAAGGTGCAGTTGGTACCTTGATTAAAGCGGGTGGTAATAACACCCGCTTTTTTTTATAAAACTGTTTGAAAAGAAATCATATTCGGGTTATCCCAACAAAAAAGGGCTGCTATTTTAGCAACCCTTTTTTGTTTTATTAAAATTATTCTTTTAATCCATTGCGTGTAAACGAACTTTAAGTCCATTCATTACAGGGCTTAATTGAAGCTGACAAGCTAATCTAGAATTTGGCAGCAAATCAGGTAAGGTATCAAGCATTGCATATTCGTCATCAGACATTTCATTTAGCTTTTCTTCACCTTCCATTACGTCTACACAACAGGTAGCACATAAAGCCATGCCGCCACAAGTGGCTAAAACATCATATTCGCAAGCCTTTAAAAACTCCATTAAGCTTAAGCCCATATCGGTAGGAGCTACAAGTTCCGTAGTATTTCCTTCTCTGTCTTCTACAACAATGTTAATATCGCTCATTATAAAATATTTTGTTCCCCTTTAGGGGTTAGGGGTTTAAAATTCTGTTACACCGTTTACAGTGGTGTATTTCATGGTATATTTAATGCCTGGGTTCATGTATTGATAAGCGCTGTGACTCATTAAAGCAGCCTCATGAAAACCGCACAAAATTAACTTTAATTTATTTGTATAAGTATTAATGTCGCCAATTGCATATATGCCCGGTATATTAGTCGAGTAGTCATCCGTATTCACTTCGATTGCACTCTTACTTATATTTAAATTCCATTGCTCTATAGGGCCTAATTTAGGGCTTAAACCAAATAAAGGAATTAAGTGATCTGCTTCATAAGAAGTGGTCTCCATAGTACGATTATGAATTACTTCTACGCTTTCTAATTTACCTTCTCCGGAAACAGAATTTAAGTTACTATTTAAAACAAGGTTGATTTTTCCACTCTCCGCTAATTCCATTACTTTATTAACCGAATCTGGTGCGCCACGGAAACTTTCACTTCTGTGTACCAAGGTTAATTCAGAAACAACATCTGCTAAGAAAATTGTCCAATCTAATGCAGAGTCGCCTCCACCAGCAATAACCATTTTCTGACCACGATATTTCTCAGGGTCTAGAATCATGTAATTTACACCTCTACCATTTTCAAATTGCTCTAAACCAGCAACAGCAGGTTTACGAGGTTCGAAACAACCTAAACCACCAGCAATAACCACAACTTTAGCTTCAATGATGGTTCCCATATTGGTGGTTAACACAAAATCAGCCTCACCACGTTTTTCTAAACCTTCAATTCTTTCACCTAAAGTATAACCAGGATGAAAAGGTTTAGCTTGCTCAACCAAATTATCAATCAATTCCTGAGCTAAAACAGTAGGATAGCCAGGTATATCATAAATAGGTTTTTTAGGATATATTTCTGAAAGTTGACCACCTACTTGGGGTAAGTAATCAATTAAATGGCAACGCATTTTTAGTAAGCCAGCTTCGAAGATGGCAAATAAACCAACAGGACCGGCGCCAATTATGGCTATATCAGTAGAGATCATTCACAAAAAGTTTGATGCAAAGTTACGAAATCAACCACATTATTTAGACATATTCTACATTATTTTAATAAAATCTATTAAATTGGTAGTTTTTAATTACAATGCTAATTATCACTAGTTTAATCAGAATTTAATTCCGTATTAATAGTTCATTCCCAAATTCTGAAATACAAAACTCCATAGATCTGCAGCTTCCTCAATCATTTTGGCCGTTGGTTTGCCTGCTCCATGGCCTGCTTTTGTCTCAATTCTAATTAACATTGGGTTGGTTCCCTTGTACTTTTCCTGCAAGGTTGCAGCAAATTTGAAAGAGTGTGCAGGCACTACACGGTCATCATGATCTGCAGTTGTAATTAGCGTAGCAGGATAATTTACATCCGCCTTAACATTATGTAGGGGCGAATATTTAATTAAATAATCAAAATCTTCTTTTTTATCGCTACTTCCATACTCAACAGCCCATCCCCAGCCGACAGTAAATTTATTGTAACGCAACATATCTAAAACGCCAACAGCAGGTAATGCAACCTTAAATAATTCTGGACGCTGGGTCATACAAGCTCCAACTAAAAGCCCTCCATTGGATCCTCCAGAAATAGCAATTTTATCAGCGCTTGTGTATTTTTCTTTAATAAGATATTCTGCGGCAGCGATAAAATCATCAAAAACATTTTGTTTCTTTTCTAGCATCCCTGCTTTATGCCAAGCTTCGCCATATTCACTTCCGCCACGCAAACTAGGCTGTACATAGATACCTCCTTTTTCTAGAAATAACATTCTAGATAAGCTAAAACTAGGTGTTAGAGAAATTTGGAATCCCCCATAGGCATACAAAAAAACAGGATTGGTTCCATCCAGTTTGATTCCTTTTTTATGAACGATAAACATGGGTACTTTAGTTCCGTCTTTTGATGGATAAAATACTTGCTTGGTTTCATAATCATCAGTATTAAACTTTAACGCTGATTTTTTATACAGTACAGATTTGGCTTCTTTTATGTTGTAACGGTAAGTTAAACCAGGAGTAGTAAAGTTTGTGAAGGAATAGAAGAACTCAGCATCATCTTTAAAACCTCCAAAACCACTAACAGTTCCGATATCAGGCAATTCTACGTCTTTAATTTTTCTGCCAGTTAAATCAAAATGGACAATTTTTGTACTGGCGTCTTTTAAATAGGATGCCCATAAAAAGCCACCACCAGTGCTAATTCCTTCTAATGCTAATTTTGATTCTGGGATTATCTTTTGCCAGTTTTTAGGTTGAGAATTTTTAGGGTCGACTAGAACGACTTGTTTATTCGGAGCGTCTAAATCCGTATTTACTAATAATTTGTCGCCAACATTATCAATTACATTATGGTTGTTTTCAAAACCTTTAACTAATAATTCAATTTTACTATTTGGCGAAGTTAAATCTTGATAGAACAATGCATTTCCAGAAGTTCCAGCACTCGCATAAATGGCTAAAAAATGTTCGTCTTCAGTAACCTGTGCTCCAAAATACAAATTTGGATTTGTTTTATCCTCAAATACCAATTGATCGTCTTTTTGCAAATCACCAAGTTTATGAAAGTATACTTTCTGATATTTATTAGCAGCTGATAATTCCATTCCTTTCGCTGGTTCATCATACCTGCTATAATAAAATCCATCACCTTTCCAGGCGGCACCAGAAAACTTAGTCCATTTTAATTCGTCAGCTAATTTTTTCTTTGTGGCAATTTCCATCACATAAATATTGCTCCAGTCAGAGCCAGATTGTGCGATTGAGTAAGCAACAAATTTTTTGTTGTTAGAAAAGCCTAACAATGATATTGATGCTGTTCCATCCTTAGATAATTGATTTGGATCTAAGAAAACTTCCTCTTTTCCATCCAATCCTTTTTTCAAGAACCAAATGCTTTGATTTTGCAATCCGTCATTTTTAGTGAAGAAATAATATGCTCCAACTTTAAATGGTGCTGACTCTTTAGGATAATTCCAGATCTCTGTTAATCGGTTTTTAAAATCCTCCCTATATGGAATTTGAGATAGGTAATTCTGTGTTACTTTATTTTGTGCTTCAACCCATTTCTTGGTCTCAGCAGAAGTATCGTTTTCTAGCCAGCGATAAGGATCTGCTATAGTTGTGCCGAAGTAATTATCGGTAGTTGAATCTTTTTTCGTTTCTGGATATGCCATTAAAGTAATTTTTTCTGCAGGTTTTTTACCTTGATTACAAGCAATTAGTGCGATTGCAAATAAGCTGAAAATGAGTGGGTTTTTCATATCAAAAATATTTTATTACTAATATATGTTTTTCAATGCGTAAAAACCTTAACCATAAATGGAGTACAAATGGGTAAAAGTTATTGATTAGTTGATGTTTAGCTTTTAGTCTTAGTCTTTTAGATTTAGCCTTTCTGCTTTAAGCTTTTTGAATTACCTTTGGAATTGATCATGGCAAAGAATATTTATTTCGCTTCTGATTTTCATTTGGGTTCTCCTAATTATAATGAAAGTCGTAAAAGAGAAGAACGTATTGTGAGTTGGCTAAATTTTATTGAGCCTAATTGCAGCGAGCTTTTTTTAATGGGTGATGTATTTGATTTTTGGTTTGAATACAAAACTGTAGTGCCAAAAGGATTTATTCGTTTGCAAGGGAAACTAGCGCAAATGGCTGATAGGGGAATAAAAATCTATTTCTTTAAAGGAAATCATGACATGTGGGTAAATGATTATTTTACCAAGGAAATTGGGATAGAGATCATTAGTGATGAATTGATCATTGAAAGAAATGGGAAGAAATTTTACTTGCATCATGGAGATGGATTAGGGCCTGGAGATGCAAAATATAAATTTTTGCGTAAGATTTTCAGAAATCCATTTTGCCAATGGGCTTTTTCTATTTTACCCCCTCGTATTGGATTGTCAATTGCTAACGGTTGGTCGGGAAGTAGTAGGGTGGCTAGCAATAAAAAAGAAGTATTTATAAGTGAGGAAAGTGAATGGTTGGCGATTTATGCCAAAGAACAATTAGCCAAACAACATTTCGATTACTTTATTTTTGGGCATAGACATTTACCCTTAGACATTAATCTAAATGAAAATAGTAGATATTTAAACATAGGGGAGTGGATTAATTACAGTTCTTATGGCGTTTTTGATGGCGAGGATTTAAGGTTGGAATACTACTCCAACCCCTAAAGAGGCTTTTAGCCATCTTTCTGCTTTGGTCTTTAGTCTTTCGGCTTTTTTCCTTATTTTTGCATCCTTATTTAGCACAGGTTTGTGTTTAATAAACCCGATTGAAGTGGAATTTTCTTTTTCTGAAAATTTTAAACGTAAAGCGGGACTTGCTTTGTTTATTGTAGCGAAGCAGATTTTCAAAAGAATTTAATACTATGTTAGAAAAATTAGAAGCGATAAAATTGCGTTGGGAAGATGTAGAAGAGCAATTGAGCAATCCTGATACGATGCAGGATATGAAGCGTTTTGCAGCTTTAAACAAAGAATATAAAGACTTGGGCAAAATTGTAGATGAATATAAAATCTACAAAAACGTGATGAGTAACATTGATGCCAATAAAGAGATTTTGAGTACTGAAA encodes the following:
- a CDS encoding SusC/RagA family TonB-linked outer membrane protein, coding for MKKLVLSLFILCALTVTAFAQERTVTGTIKASEDGLPIPGASVKVKEAPAVGTTTGVDGKFTLKVPANGKTLQVSYLGYLTQEVAISNNAVNVSLVLDSKTLDQVVVTAGGVTIKRREQGNQSTTINSQQLTQAKAFNVATALTGKVAGLQVNAVSSGVNPNVRLVLRGNRSLLGNNQALVVVDNVIVPNNILGNLNPEDIEDIQVLNGAGAASLYGSDASNGALIITTKTGKRGVTSITVGQTVSIENVNFLPQLQEEFGSGTGNDDIPTYTPYENQQYGPRFDGSMRIIGKPLADGRIQTVQYSPSSQGKDDFWDTGVASQSDFAISSGDDKGSYYLSSQYFDQSGTVKNDLYNRFTIRLNGKKDLGNNVDFSFNVNYIQNRYNLTTATATIFDNVLQTPAQIPLTTYQNWKTDDFAHPNGYFNEYYANPYFTIDNNRQLVRNDYLTGNVQIKWYPIKALSFMFRTSINTQNASNKAYTDKFNYSTYRLGLTSNFANIQGSVSDGSSFSTQISPEFQAQYIKRFGSDFSLNTILGASSRSNTTKGVSVSANNLIQGGLFNISNSLVNPGAGESNVTVRQMGVYADARLGFKDYLYLHVTGRNDWRSILSKENRSFFYPSADIAFIASDAIPVIKNSKVINSLKLRAGVSKVGLVNLGTGSSPVAGAYALTPTFGQAYGFPYNGVAGFTIGNRIVAPNINPEITKGYEGGMDFELFKSRITGAFTYYKTNTTDQTVPVSVPSSTGYTSFLTNTGEVENHGIETAIRVIPVQNKTTGLEVSVGANYTYNTNEVLSISQDLPQLGLASSGTSQVIARPGSPFPFLKGSTYVRDPQGRIVVDKVTGFPSATVLTSDFGQTEPVHRLGLDATVNFKGFRLAGLFEYRGGNVMFNSAGSFDFSGAGIRTTYFNRERFVVPNSSYLDPVTNTYVANTNITTRTGGVDFWTNGPTNTAVNENYLYSAAFWKLRELSLTYELPKSVLSSLKYIKGARISVQGRNLFLWTPKTNIYTDPEYSAAGSDSNAIGFTSLGQTPPARFFGATLSLTL
- a CDS encoding SusD/RagB family nutrient-binding outer membrane lipoprotein — translated: MKKILNCLLISAVVLGFSSCEKFLDVNTNPNSATEATAALVLPQAIVGTASISNTFSQSYSYPAGMFANVAGVGGYGATLTYAYTTSSFTGLWTSTLDNATDYKYVIDQNGTDATLAYSTSIARIMKAFAFARMVDQYNDIPYSKALLGTGALTPTYDKAEDVYKDLVKETTEAIAAITAAQGSAATLAIASTADPMFKGDMDKWKRFANTLRLRMLIKMAGVPALTAYATPLFATTASVGYLTDDALVNPGYIKEAGRMNPVYGSLAASATNVRSQTSATTTKWMLAFYNGVKLNDVARGSVIFRAFPNTPANQLGDESAGAVAPIATYTAWFTGADFNTTALGVAKGPTQGAVIMLKAESDFLQAEAQARGYITSIDAGRQAFVNGIAASYNYLYKNASDVATKTTAEVNAYINVTAGVVGGTYLNANVGSKLVDYNLATTLPERIEAIITQKYIALANINNDEAFNEYRRTAWPRVVTNGANPPTDTFASKASVATTPDKIITRILYPQEEYNLNPSNVPTNIGLYTSKIFWDVN
- a CDS encoding DUF1735 domain-containing protein, with product MKKYIFKSLGFLLAIATLSSCLKDDRLVLDPAKGTNVIEFQNPSDIAVHGSTYALYSIAFPIVATPTELPVTVSYSGPADGAPEDITVNVGLGDAATITQYNTENAKTFTIMDPAVYTINATSVVIPKGKKTATFTVSVKTSLFDLSKSYALPLKIKSVSSGTISANFSNILLNLAAKNKFDGSYTYTSTIFANDRPTILQNTEFLYPVAYDIQLRTSGAASNGLWNGAFGDYLIPILSNTNGVSGFGSTNLQITFDPATNKVVSVVNGIAAPANGRAMAIDPAAPATTNYFDPVTHNVYLQFFMTQPGFAPTKIVAFLKYKGPRP
- a CDS encoding 2Fe-2S iron-sulfur cluster-binding protein; the encoded protein is MSDINIVVEDREGNTTELVAPTDMGLSLMEFLKACEYDVLATCGGMALCATCCVDVMEGEEKLNEMSDDEYAMLDTLPDLLPNSRLACQLQLSPVMNGLKVRLHAMD
- a CDS encoding NAD(P)/FAD-dependent oxidoreductase, whose amino-acid sequence is MISTDIAIIGAGPVGLFAIFEAGLLKMRCHLIDYLPQVGGQLSEIYPKKPIYDIPGYPTVLAQELIDNLVEQAKPFHPGYTLGERIEGLEKRGEADFVLTTNMGTIIEAKVVVIAGGLGCFEPRKPAVAGLEQFENGRGVNYMILDPEKYRGQKMVIAGGGDSALDWTIFLADVVSELTLVHRSESFRGAPDSVNKVMELAESGKINLVLNSNLNSVSGEGKLESVEVIHNRTMETTSYEADHLIPLFGLSPKLGPIEQWNLNISKSAIEVNTDDYSTNIPGIYAIGDINTYTNKLKLILCGFHEAALMSHSAYQYMNPGIKYTMKYTTVNGVTEF
- a CDS encoding prolyl oligopeptidase family serine peptidase — its product is MKNPLIFSLFAIALIACNQGKKPAEKITLMAYPETKKDSTTDNYFGTTIADPYRWLENDTSAETKKWVEAQNKVTQNYLSQIPYREDFKNRLTEIWNYPKESAPFKVGAYYFFTKNDGLQNQSIWFLKKGLDGKEEVFLDPNQLSKDGTASISLLGFSNNKKFVAYSIAQSGSDWSNIYVMEIATKKKLADELKWTKFSGAAWKGDGFYYSRYDEPAKGMELSAANKYQKVYFHKLGDLQKDDQLVFEDKTNPNLYFGAQVTEDEHFLAIYASAGTSGNALFYQDLTSPNSKIELLVKGFENNHNVIDNVGDKLLVNTDLDAPNKQVVLVDPKNSQPKNWQKIIPESKLALEGISTGGGFLWASYLKDASTKIVHFDLTGRKIKDVELPDIGTVSGFGGFKDDAEFFYSFTNFTTPGLTYRYNIKEAKSVLYKKSALKFNTDDYETKQVFYPSKDGTKVPMFIVHKKGIKLDGTNPVFLYAYGGFQISLTPSFSLSRMLFLEKGGIYVQPSLRGGSEYGEAWHKAGMLEKKQNVFDDFIAAAEYLIKEKYTSADKIAISGGSNGGLLVGACMTQRPELFKVALPAVGVLDMLRYNKFTVGWGWAVEYGSSDKKEDFDYLIKYSPLHNVKADVNYPATLITTADHDDRVVPAHSFKFAATLQEKYKGTNPMLIRIETKAGHGAGKPTAKMIEEAADLWSFVFQNLGMNY
- a CDS encoding UDP-2,3-diacylglucosamine diphosphatase, with protein sequence MAKNIYFASDFHLGSPNYNESRKREERIVSWLNFIEPNCSELFLMGDVFDFWFEYKTVVPKGFIRLQGKLAQMADRGIKIYFFKGNHDMWVNDYFTKEIGIEIISDELIIERNGKKFYLHHGDGLGPGDAKYKFLRKIFRNPFCQWAFSILPPRIGLSIANGWSGSSRVASNKKEVFISEESEWLAIYAKEQLAKQHFDYFIFGHRHLPLDINLNENSRYLNIGEWINYSSYGVFDGEDLRLEYYSNP